A stretch of Blattabacterium cuenoti DNA encodes these proteins:
- a CDS encoding phosphoenolpyruvate carboxykinase (ATP): MIPFSIENYGIFKSSENWQLTPKELQNIIIQQGMGVETKSGVLAINTGLFTGRSPEDRFIVKDSITEKKVWWNKKFNQSFNLEKFDDLHQKIIRYLSGKRLYLRDGYVCSDKRYQLNIRTICEYPWSDLFIHNLFFRFQKIVKILPDWLLFCAPGFQSNPEKDGTSHKNFSILNFSKKIILIGGSGYTGEIKKSIFSVLNFILPIYKNVFPMHCAANIGKDEKDTALFFGLSGTGKTTISNDPNRNLIGDDEHGWTDDNIIFNFEGGCYAKVWGISKKNEPMIYNAIKKGAMLENVSFKKGTREVNFFDDSITQNMRISYPIYFVKNIENKLSSSNIKNIFFLTYDVFGVLPPIAKLNKVQSSYYFLLGYTSKVAGTELHIKRPIATFSSCFGAPFMPLHPIQYTNMFTKKLDNTKINVWMINTGLISGKYDSIYRIKLTDTRKIVQNVLDGILLKVPYEKYPVFNFQIPKYCPGISSRILNPKNSWENEKRYQNQVKILAKKFIDHFEIYKKYVDNNISYGGPIL; the protein is encoded by the coding sequence ATGATTCCTTTTTCTATAGAAAATTACGGTATATTTAAATCATCCGAAAATTGGCAGTTAACTCCTAAGGAATTACAAAATATTATTATTCAGCAAGGAATGGGAGTAGAAACTAAATCAGGGGTATTAGCAATTAATACAGGTTTATTTACTGGTAGATCTCCAGAGGATAGATTTATTGTTAAGGATTCTATTACGGAAAAAAAAGTTTGGTGGAACAAAAAATTTAATCAGTCTTTCAATCTAGAAAAATTTGATGATTTACATCAAAAAATAATTCGATATTTATCAGGAAAAAGATTGTACCTTAGAGATGGATATGTTTGCTCTGATAAACGTTATCAATTAAATATCCGTACTATCTGTGAATACCCATGGTCTGATCTATTTATACATAATCTATTTTTTAGATTTCAAAAAATTGTAAAAATTTTACCAGATTGGTTATTGTTTTGTGCACCAGGATTTCAATCTAACCCAGAAAAAGACGGAACATCCCATAAGAATTTTTCTATTTTAAACTTTTCTAAAAAAATAATTCTAATTGGAGGATCTGGATATACAGGAGAAATAAAAAAATCTATATTTTCCGTTTTAAACTTTATACTTCCTATATATAAAAATGTATTTCCAATGCATTGTGCTGCAAATATAGGAAAAGATGAAAAGGATACAGCTCTTTTTTTTGGATTATCTGGAACTGGAAAGACCACAATTTCTAATGATCCTAATCGAAATTTGATAGGAGACGACGAACATGGTTGGACTGATGATAATATTATTTTTAATTTTGAAGGAGGATGTTATGCAAAAGTATGGGGGATTTCTAAAAAAAATGAACCTATGATTTATAATGCTATCAAAAAAGGAGCTATGTTAGAGAATGTTTCTTTTAAAAAAGGAACTAGAGAAGTAAATTTTTTTGATGATTCTATTACTCAAAATATGAGGATCAGTTATCCTATTTACTTCGTAAAAAATATTGAAAATAAATTATCGTCTTCTAATATAAAAAACATTTTTTTTCTAACATATGATGTTTTTGGAGTTTTACCTCCTATAGCTAAATTAAATAAAGTTCAATCTTCTTATTATTTTTTATTAGGATATACCTCTAAAGTAGCCGGTACAGAACTTCATATAAAAAGACCAATAGCTACTTTTTCTTCTTGTTTTGGAGCTCCATTTATGCCTTTACATCCGATTCAATATACTAATATGTTTACGAAAAAATTAGATAATACAAAAATAAATGTTTGGATGATCAATACTGGATTAATATCAGGTAAATATGATTCAATATATCGTATAAAATTAACTGATACTAGAAAAATAGTACAAAATGTTTTAGACGGAATTTTATTAAAAGTTCCTTATGAAAAATATCCAGTTTTCAATTTTCAAATACCAAAATATTGTCCAGGAATATCTTCTCGAATTTTGAACCCAAAAAATTCATGGGAAAATGAAAAAAGATATCAAAATCAAGTAAAAATACTGGCAAAAAAATTTATTGATCATTTTGAAATATACAAAAAATACGTTGATAACAATATTTCCTATGGAGGTCCTATTTTATAA
- a CDS encoding riboflavin synthase, protein MTKVQQLNRDRKNLYITFYNPFSYKIKIHQSICHNGICLTIIDVNEKTYSVIASEETLLCSNLNYLKLKDEVNLERGLIMMKERFDGHFVQGHVDTTAIIQNIESRDGSWIFFFKSKKELNHIVVEKGSIAINGISLTIRTCTRYNISISIIPYTYEKTNFHFMKIGDVVNIEFDIIGKYIAKYLNNNYSL, encoded by the coding sequence ATGACAAAAGTACAACAATTAAACCGTGATAGAAAAAATCTTTATATTACCTTTTACAATCCATTTTCATATAAAATAAAAATCCATCAAAGTATTTGTCATAACGGAATATGTTTAACAATTATAGATGTTAATGAAAAAACTTATTCAGTTATAGCCTCTGAAGAAACTTTATTATGTTCCAATTTAAATTATTTAAAACTTAAGGATGAGGTGAATTTAGAAAGAGGATTAATTATGATGAAGGAAAGATTTGATGGACACTTTGTCCAAGGACATGTAGATACAACTGCTATAATTCAAAATATAGAAAGTAGAGATGGAAGCTGGATTTTTTTCTTTAAATCTAAAAAAGAACTAAATCATATAGTTGTAGAAAAAGGTTCTATCGCTATCAATGGAATAAGTCTCACTATAAGAACATGTACTAGATATAATATTAGTATATCCATTATTCCTTATACTTATGAAAAAACCAATTTTCATTTTATGAAAATTGGAGACGTTGTGAATATAGAATTTGATATTATAGGAAAATATATTGCTAAATATCTTAATAACAATTATTCTTTATAA
- the pdxA gene encoding 4-hydroxythreonine-4-phosphate dehydrogenase PdxA translates to MNYIKKKIKVGFTTGDINGIGIEIFLKVCMKKKILDFFTPILFGSVKLCYYYKKILNLEFNHIREIKNFKEIVDHKINVFNIWKEDTQFESIKINHPDSGKYPITSLKKAVKSLKEGKIDVLVTAPVNKKCMNLKGFSFFGHTEYLQNVLEGESLMVMIHDLLKIALVTNHLPLKKISSELNVKKIIKSIKILRKSLIIDFFIEKPKIAVLGCNPHSGDNGLIGDEEKTKIKPAVDNLFQKKGWLIFGPYSSDSFFGNHSYRNFDAILAMYHDQGLIPFKTLTYNQGVNFTAGLSHIRTSPAHGVAYDIAKKGVANEHSFEEAIFNAIKIFKNRKEYMKLSSYKPS, encoded by the coding sequence ATGAATTACATAAAAAAAAAAATTAAGGTAGGTTTTACTACAGGTGATATTAATGGAATAGGAATTGAAATATTTTTAAAAGTATGTATGAAAAAAAAGATTTTAGATTTTTTTACTCCAATATTATTTGGATCTGTTAAATTGTGCTATTATTATAAAAAAATTTTAAATCTAGAGTTCAATCATATTCGAGAAATTAAAAATTTTAAAGAAATTGTTGATCATAAAATTAATGTGTTCAATATTTGGAAAGAAGATACTCAATTTGAGTCTATAAAAATTAATCATCCAGATTCAGGAAAATACCCTATTACATCTTTAAAAAAAGCTGTAAAATCTTTAAAAGAAGGAAAAATAGATGTATTAGTAACAGCTCCCGTAAACAAAAAATGTATGAATTTAAAAGGTTTTTCATTTTTTGGACATACTGAATATTTACAAAATGTTTTAGAAGGAGAATCATTAATGGTAATGATCCACGATTTATTAAAAATAGCTTTAGTCACCAATCATTTGCCTTTAAAGAAAATAAGTTCAGAATTAAACGTAAAAAAAATAATAAAGTCCATAAAAATTTTACGTAAATCTCTAATTATAGACTTTTTTATAGAAAAACCTAAAATTGCAGTTTTAGGATGTAATCCTCATTCTGGAGATAATGGACTAATAGGAGATGAAGAAAAAACAAAGATTAAACCAGCTGTTGATAATTTATTTCAAAAAAAAGGATGGTTAATTTTTGGACCTTATTCTTCAGACAGTTTTTTTGGGAATCACAGTTATCGAAATTTTGACGCAATTTTAGCTATGTATCATGACCAAGGGTTAATCCCTTTTAAAACCTTAACTTATAATCAAGGAGTTAATTTTACAGCTGGTCTTTCTCATATTAGAACTTCTCCAGCCCATGGAGTCGCTTATGATATAGCTAAAAAAGGAGTAGCAAATGAACATTCTTTTGAAGAGGCCATTTTTAATGCTATAAAAATATTTAAAAATAGAAAAGAATATATGAAACTATCTTCTTATAAACCATCATAA
- a CDS encoding FoF1 ATP synthase subunit delta/epsilon encodes MKIKIVYCNKILYQKNIVSIIAPGLYGYFQILKNHAPFISVLGNGIIKFYIENIDQFQEIKIEGGFLQVKKNFILVIL; translated from the coding sequence ATGAAAATTAAGATCGTTTATTGCAATAAAATTTTATATCAAAAAAATATAGTTTCTATTATAGCTCCTGGCTTATATGGTTATTTTCAAATACTAAAAAATCATGCTCCTTTTATTTCTGTATTGGGAAATGGAATTATAAAATTTTATATAGAAAATATTGATCAATTTCAAGAAATTAAAATAGAGGGAGGATTTTTACAAGTGAAAAAAAATTTTATTTTAGTGATTTTATGA
- the atpD gene encoding F0F1 ATP synthase subunit beta — MLNKKKLKGIITRIIGPVIDVSFKKGSHLPKIYDALEVKLTKKTKIVLEVQQHIGDKNVRCISMEITDGLQRGLEVESLNKPISVPIGESINGRVFNVLGNCIDGLGNIDNSMNRPIHNDPPTFQDLSTDIEILYTGIKVIDLIEPYPKGGKIGLFGGAGVGKTVLIQELINNIAKVHGGKSVFAGVGERSREGNDLLREMLESGIIKYGDSFMKSMKKGNWDLSKIDKESLKESKAAFVFGQMNEPPGARARVALSGLTLAEYYRDQSIIGNKKGQDVLFFIDNIFRFTQAGSEVSALLGRIPSSVGYQPTLSSEMGSMQERIASTKKGSITSVQAVYVPADDLTDPAPAITFSHLDATTVLSRKIASLGIYPAVDPLDSTSRILSPDIINKNHYDCAQRVKEILQKYNSLQDIIAILGIEELSEEDKLIVSRARRVQRFLSQPFHVAKQFTGIEGEFVNIEDTIKGFNMIIDGKLDHIPEIAFNLKGTIEQVIENGKKMLST; from the coding sequence ATGTTGAATAAGAAAAAATTAAAGGGAATTATTACTAGAATTATAGGACCAGTAATTGATGTTTCTTTTAAAAAAGGATCTCATCTTCCTAAAATTTACGATGCTTTAGAAGTAAAATTAACCAAAAAAACTAAAATAGTATTAGAAGTTCAACAACATATTGGAGACAAAAATGTCCGTTGTATTTCTATGGAAATTACCGACGGATTACAAAGAGGTCTAGAAGTTGAATCTTTAAATAAACCCATCAGCGTTCCTATAGGAGAATCTATTAATGGTAGGGTTTTTAATGTTTTGGGAAACTGTATTGATGGATTAGGAAATATCGACAATTCTATGAATAGACCTATTCATAACGATCCTCCAACGTTTCAAGATTTATCTACAGATATAGAAATATTGTATACAGGGATTAAAGTCATTGACTTGATAGAACCTTATCCAAAAGGAGGAAAAATTGGATTATTTGGAGGAGCAGGGGTAGGAAAAACTGTATTGATACAAGAGTTAATAAATAATATAGCTAAAGTACATGGAGGCAAATCTGTTTTTGCAGGAGTAGGTGAAAGATCTAGAGAAGGTAATGATTTATTAAGAGAAATGTTAGAATCTGGAATTATAAAATATGGAGATTCCTTTATGAAATCCATGAAAAAAGGAAACTGGGATCTATCTAAAATAGATAAAGAATCTTTAAAAGAATCCAAAGCTGCTTTTGTTTTTGGACAAATGAATGAACCTCCTGGAGCTAGAGCTAGAGTTGCTTTATCTGGATTAACATTGGCTGAATATTATAGAGATCAATCTATAATAGGAAACAAAAAAGGTCAAGATGTCTTGTTTTTTATAGATAATATATTTCGTTTTACTCAAGCTGGATCAGAAGTTTCAGCTTTATTAGGAAGAATTCCTTCATCTGTAGGTTATCAACCCACTTTATCATCTGAAATGGGATCGATGCAAGAAAGAATTGCTTCTACAAAAAAAGGATCCATAACTTCGGTACAGGCTGTTTATGTTCCTGCAGATGATTTAACAGATCCTGCTCCTGCTATTACATTTTCACATTTAGATGCAACAACAGTTCTTTCTAGAAAAATAGCTTCTTTGGGGATTTATCCTGCAGTAGATCCTTTAGATTCTACTTCACGTATTTTATCTCCAGATATTATCAACAAAAATCATTACGATTGTGCACAACGTGTTAAAGAAATTTTACAAAAGTATAATTCTTTACAAGATATTATAGCTATTTTAGGGATAGAAGAATTAAGTGAAGAAGATAAATTAATAGTTTCTAGAGCTAGACGTGTTCAACGTTTTTTATCTCAACCATTTCATGTAGCTAAACAATTTACAGGAATTGAAGGGGAATTTGTGAATATTGAAGACACTATTAAAGGATTTAATATGATAATAGATGGAAAATTGGATCATATTCCGGAAATAGCTTTTAATTTAAAAGGAACAATAGAACAAGTAATAGAAAATGGAAAAAAAATGTTATCAACTTAA
- a CDS encoding bifunctional riboflavin kinase/FAD synthetase — MKIYSLIDEFSSIFPCSLTLGVFDGVHMGHQKIIKNLIFKSDKKYSTVLLTFHPHPKEILNPKENFYYLNTLSERISNLKKTGIKHLIIHPFTIDFSRLSKKNFFSKIFHLKWKIQLIIIGYDFHVGKDKNDSYEELKKITNYHGIKVHQLKPYKIQKQTVSSTNIRKSLILGDIEWANKALGYFYPLSGYVIRGKGIGRGINFPTANIQVNSKKLIPKKGVYAVKINYIDKTYHGMLNIGTNPTISNNKTIKIEVHIFDFFGNIYGKKIDIFIIHIIRKEKKFNTLQELKDQIHRDKINIKKIFSCEKKNRSYN; from the coding sequence TTGAAAATTTATTCACTTATTGATGAATTTTCGTCTATTTTTCCATGTTCATTAACACTAGGAGTTTTTGATGGAGTTCATATGGGACATCAAAAGATTATCAAAAACTTAATTTTTAAATCTGATAAAAAATATTCTACAGTTCTACTTACTTTCCATCCACATCCCAAAGAAATATTAAATCCTAAAGAAAATTTTTACTATTTAAATACTCTTTCAGAAAGAATATCTAATTTAAAAAAAACAGGAATCAAACATTTAATTATTCATCCTTTTACTATAGACTTTTCTAGATTAAGTAAAAAAAATTTTTTTTCAAAAATTTTCCATTTAAAATGGAAAATTCAATTAATTATTATTGGATATGATTTTCATGTAGGAAAAGATAAAAATGATTCTTATGAAGAATTGAAAAAGATAACCAATTATCATGGAATCAAAGTTCATCAATTAAAACCTTATAAAATACAAAAACAAACGGTTAGTTCTACTAATATCCGTAAATCTCTTATATTGGGAGATATAGAATGGGCCAATAAAGCTCTTGGATATTTTTATCCGTTATCGGGTTATGTTATTAGAGGAAAAGGAATAGGAAGAGGGATTAATTTTCCAACGGCCAATATACAAGTAAATTCAAAAAAATTAATTCCAAAAAAAGGTGTTTATGCAGTAAAAATTAATTATATAGATAAAACTTATCATGGTATGTTGAATATAGGAACCAATCCTACTATTAGTAATAATAAAACAATTAAAATAGAAGTACATATTTTTGACTTTTTTGGAAATATTTATGGAAAAAAAATAGATATTTTTATAATTCATATAATTAGAAAAGAAAAAAAATTTAATACTCTTCAAGAACTGAAAGATCAAATTCATAGAGATAAAATAAATATTAAAAAAATTTTTTCTTGTGAAAAAAAAAATAGATCATATAATTAA
- a CDS encoding PD-(D/E)XK nuclease family protein: protein MKKKIDHIIKHLLKKIDVSHKYIFISKYPTTIEYIKNKHISKLGYDTKFFTIETFLEKISGLQISDNYSILLNFFSLFKENDLSEKKWKNFFHWGPKILNDFQDIDTSMVNPDIFFYSVISAEKIKQWDPNNSKKTKFIFWEKIHKYYYILQSQLLKKGITYPGMLFRIIIPHLNFFLSKISNTKIIFIKEIILNEYEKIFVRKIVQNHQGFFYDVYNIKKNKKKDSKCIKIIEVSKEIEQLRIVKDIIFQLIKKGEKPHNILLIPGNNSLTIPLLNYLKRLKINQSININYSFKENPIYYTFYNIFQFLLNKEKLNKFNRKDVINILSNGYIQKFFLKKNSLLKKLKMENNSNFIPEEVMKKHLLKNDLWIIFQTPTNNIKLIISSIISFIRKLKKLLFANSNKHCLELKFLVKLENYIQKIKIIIRKKEKCFYGVNDILYIYKQFSNMESIRYIRKNTRGLYITNFLDIYFKNFESVIITSFNEGVIPPNMKSNSFIPFDIREKLHINHLNNDFYFQHFLRIFQSSKKTFLIYKNQPDEINSGEKSRFIHQIEIDSEIPIEKKIHNIYSNMKTHKRVENPIVIEKTQSIIHHLHQLVNKGLSPSSIHLYNYNPLLFYYKKILNINLNDVENFSFKKEIGKITHKTLNILYSPIKNNFITINRIHEMKNIYEYIIKKKLLEKKKIIKENQTLFYYIITNYVKNFISWDEKLIQNGHKIFLREIECNLSTRLNIGSIQVNLHGIIDRIDECDKITRILDYKIGFSKTKEMNVSLEKIENIFINPNYSNIMQLLIYVYLWFKYYGFIEKSKKLPILGIISPDKNGDISQVSINFFQEKKINITYGDYKKYFLPFLINRISEILNSKIPIIEKIY from the coding sequence GTGAAAAAAAAAATAGATCATATAATTAAACATCTATTAAAAAAAATAGATGTTAGTCATAAATATATATTTATATCAAAATATCCCACTACTATAGAATATATAAAAAACAAACATATATCAAAATTAGGATATGATACTAAATTTTTTACTATAGAAACATTTTTAGAGAAAATTTCTGGACTACAAATTTCGGATAATTATTCCATACTTCTTAACTTTTTTTCTTTATTCAAAGAAAATGATTTATCAGAAAAAAAATGGAAAAATTTTTTTCATTGGGGTCCTAAAATATTAAATGATTTTCAAGATATAGATACCAGTATGGTAAATCCCGATATCTTTTTTTATTCTGTGATTTCCGCAGAAAAAATAAAACAATGGGATCCTAATAATTCAAAAAAAACAAAATTTATTTTTTGGGAAAAAATACATAAATATTATTACATTTTGCAATCCCAACTTTTAAAAAAAGGAATCACTTATCCAGGGATGCTTTTTAGAATCATTATTCCTCATTTAAATTTTTTTTTATCTAAAATTTCAAATACAAAAATTATTTTCATAAAAGAAATCATCTTAAATGAATATGAGAAAATATTTGTTAGAAAAATTGTTCAAAATCATCAAGGATTTTTTTATGATGTATATAATATAAAAAAAAATAAAAAAAAAGATTCTAAATGTATAAAAATAATTGAAGTTTCAAAAGAAATAGAACAACTAAGAATAGTAAAGGATATAATATTTCAATTAATTAAAAAAGGAGAAAAACCTCATAATATACTTCTTATTCCGGGAAACAATTCTTTGACGATTCCTTTATTAAATTACCTAAAAAGATTAAAAATCAATCAATCTATAAATATTAATTATTCTTTTAAAGAAAATCCTATCTACTACACTTTTTATAACATTTTTCAATTTTTATTAAATAAAGAAAAACTAAATAAATTCAATAGAAAAGATGTGATCAATATATTATCAAATGGATACATACAAAAATTTTTCTTGAAGAAAAATTCTTTATTAAAAAAATTAAAAATGGAAAATAATTCCAATTTTATTCCCGAAGAGGTTATGAAAAAACATTTATTAAAAAATGACTTATGGATTATTTTTCAAACTCCTACTAATAATATAAAACTTATAATTTCAAGCATTATAAGTTTTATTAGAAAACTAAAAAAACTATTATTTGCAAACAGCAACAAACACTGTTTAGAATTAAAATTTCTTGTTAAGTTAGAAAATTATATACAAAAAATAAAAATAATAATTAGAAAAAAAGAAAAATGTTTCTACGGAGTTAATGATATCCTTTACATATATAAGCAATTTTCCAATATGGAAAGTATACGATATATACGTAAAAATACAAGAGGTTTATATATAACTAACTTCTTAGATATTTATTTTAAAAATTTCGAATCAGTCATTATTACTTCTTTTAATGAAGGAGTTATTCCTCCAAATATGAAAAGTAATTCTTTCATTCCCTTTGATATTAGAGAAAAATTACATATCAATCATTTAAATAATGATTTTTATTTTCAACATTTTTTAAGAATTTTTCAATCTTCAAAAAAAACGTTTTTAATATATAAAAATCAACCAGATGAAATAAATTCTGGAGAAAAAAGTCGTTTTATTCACCAAATAGAAATCGATTCAGAAATTCCAATAGAAAAAAAAATTCATAATATATATTCTAATATGAAGACCCATAAAAGGGTGGAGAATCCTATTGTTATCGAAAAAACACAATCTATTATTCATCATTTACATCAGTTAGTTAATAAAGGATTATCTCCTTCTTCTATCCATTTATATAATTATAATCCTCTCTTATTCTATTATAAAAAAATACTTAATATAAATCTAAATGATGTAGAAAATTTTTCTTTCAAAAAAGAAATAGGAAAAATAACTCATAAAACATTAAATATTTTATATTCTCCCATAAAAAATAATTTTATAACCATAAATCGTATTCATGAGATGAAAAATATCTATGAATATATTATAAAAAAAAAACTTTTAGAAAAAAAAAAAATAATTAAGGAGAATCAAACATTATTTTATTATATCATAACAAATTATGTAAAAAATTTTATTTCATGGGATGAAAAATTGATTCAAAACGGACACAAAATTTTTTTAAGAGAAATAGAATGCAATCTTTCTACAAGATTAAATATTGGATCTATCCAAGTGAATTTACATGGAATTATTGATCGTATAGATGAGTGTGACAAAATTACTCGTATTCTAGATTATAAAATAGGATTTTCAAAAACAAAAGAGATGAACGTATCTTTAGAAAAAATTGAAAATATTTTTATAAATCCAAATTATTCTAATATTATGCAATTACTTATTTACGTTTATTTATGGTTTAAATATTACGGGTTTATAGAAAAATCAAAAAAATTACCTATTTTAGGAATCATTTCTCCTGATAAGAATGGAGATATATCACAAGTTTCTATAAATTTTTTTCAGGAAAAAAAAATAAACATCACATATGGAGACTACAAAAAATACTTTCTTCCATTCCTTATCAATAGAATTTCAGAAATTTTAAATTCAAAAATACCAATTATAGAAAAAATTTATTGA
- the leuB gene encoding 3-isopropylmalate dehydrogenase, whose amino-acid sequence MKKKISVIEGDGIGPEIMKQTIKVLNSIARKYGHNFQYKKILAGSVAIDKFGYPISKETINTCLKSDAVLFGCVGDPKHDHNPRGMRPEDGLLQLRKIMNVYCNIRPVVLYSEINKSPIKKELLEKVDFVIYRELTGGIYFGEKGRFDDGEKAYDYCIYSKNEIERIGEMALKAAVTRRKKITLVDKANVLETSRLWREVIQKMALDYPDVYLDFLYIDHAAMQMILNPNRFDVILTDNMFGDILSDESSVLTSSIGLLPSASIGDHKSMFEPIHGSYPKAAGKNIANPLGCILSGAMMLEYFGMYEEKEIVEKAVKDSIDKKICTPDIIDSENCSTTEEVGNYIEKYIKNQ is encoded by the coding sequence ATGAAAAAAAAAATATCTGTAATAGAAGGAGATGGAATAGGCCCTGAGATCATGAAACAAACAATAAAAGTTTTGAATTCTATAGCTAGAAAATATGGTCATAATTTTCAATATAAAAAAATTTTAGCTGGATCTGTAGCAATAGATAAATTTGGATATCCAATTTCAAAAGAAACTATAAATACTTGTTTAAAATCAGATGCCGTTTTATTTGGTTGTGTAGGAGATCCCAAACATGATCATAATCCGAGAGGGATGAGACCCGAAGATGGATTGTTACAATTGAGAAAAATAATGAATGTATATTGTAATATACGTCCTGTAGTCCTTTATTCTGAAATTAATAAGTCTCCTATAAAAAAAGAATTATTAGAAAAGGTAGATTTTGTTATTTATCGTGAATTAACAGGAGGTATTTATTTTGGAGAAAAAGGTCGTTTTGATGATGGAGAAAAGGCTTATGATTATTGTATATATTCTAAAAATGAAATTGAAAGAATTGGAGAAATGGCTTTGAAAGCTGCTGTAACTAGGAGGAAAAAAATAACATTAGTAGATAAAGCTAATGTTTTGGAAACATCTAGGTTATGGAGAGAAGTAATTCAAAAAATGGCATTGGATTATCCAGATGTCTATCTAGATTTTTTATATATAGATCATGCCGCTATGCAAATGATTTTAAATCCTAATAGATTTGATGTTATTTTAACGGATAATATGTTTGGAGATATTCTTTCGGATGAATCTAGTGTTCTTACAAGTTCGATAGGATTACTACCATCTGCTTCTATAGGAGATCATAAATCTATGTTTGAACCTATCCACGGATCTTATCCTAAAGCAGCAGGTAAGAATATTGCAAACCCTTTAGGATGTATCCTTTCAGGAGCTATGATGTTAGAATATTTTGGAATGTATGAAGAAAAAGAAATTGTAGAAAAAGCTGTTAAAGATTCTATAGATAAAAAAATATGTACTCCAGATATTATTGATTCGGAAAACTGTTCAACAACAGAAGAAGTGGGAAATTATATAGAAAAATATATTAAAAATCAATAA
- the leuD gene encoding 3-isopropylmalate dehydratase small subunit: MKKFTTLISRAIPLSVEDIDTDQIIPARFLKEIKREECGNNLFIDWRYKKDGSINEDFVLNNPNFCGKILLSGRNFGCGSSREHAAWALLYYGFRVIISSFFADIFKENALNNRLLPIEVSEYFLKKLFFVTENNPKIEIKIDLIHQIVTILKTGEFEKFEIHPYKKNCFLNGYDDIDFLVSLKKEVEIFEKNKRI; this comes from the coding sequence ATGAAAAAATTTACAACATTAATTAGTAGAGCTATCCCATTATCTGTAGAGGATATTGATACAGACCAAATTATTCCAGCTCGTTTTTTAAAAGAAATTAAAAGAGAAGAATGTGGAAATAATCTATTTATAGATTGGCGTTATAAAAAAGATGGATCTATAAATGAAGATTTTGTCTTAAATAATCCTAATTTTTGTGGGAAAATTCTTTTATCTGGAAGAAATTTTGGTTGTGGTTCTAGTAGAGAACATGCTGCATGGGCTCTTTTGTATTATGGATTTAGAGTTATAATATCTAGTTTTTTTGCTGATATTTTTAAAGAAAATGCATTAAACAATAGATTACTTCCTATAGAAGTATCCGAATATTTCTTAAAAAAATTATTTTTTGTAACTGAAAATAATCCGAAAATAGAAATAAAAATTGATTTAATTCATCAAATAGTTACCATTTTAAAAACAGGAGAATTTGAAAAGTTTGAGATACATCCATACAAAAAAAATTGTTTTTTAAATGGATATGATGATATAGATTTTTTAGTTTCTCTTAAAAAAGAAGTGGAAATTTTCGAAAAAAATAAAAGAATATGA